The region ACAGGACACGGATCATGAATAGCCGCACTTGTCCGCCCAAGCAAGCCCTGATAGGCATTCAGGTAAAAAGTCAGCATATCACTGACTGCCTCGGCTACCGGGTTGCCAATTGCCCTGATTTCCTCAATTGTTTCAGTATTTGCCAGTGCCTGGTGTGTCACATCAAGCCCGAACATATTGATCGGTGCACCACTTTCAAAAACAACTTTGGCTGCCTCAGCATCAGCATACATATTAAATTCCGCTGCCGGAGTCCTGTTGCCATATGTACCGCCGCCCATCAGCACAATCTCCCTGATTTTCGGAATAATTCCCGGCTCTTTTCTGATTGCCATTGCGATATTTGTCAACGGTCCAATAGGCACAAGTGTAACAGGTTCATCGGATTCGAGCAGTTTTTCAATAATCAAATCAACAGCATGTTCCTCAACCGGCTGTTTAATTGAATACTCCGGCATGGAAGTGCCGTCCAACCCGCTTTCACCATGAATATCTCCAGCAAACAGCATCTCACGGACAAGCGGCCTCGAAGCCCCTTTTGCGACTGGAACATCTTGCAATCCCAGCAAATCACAAAGACGGAGAGCATTGCGTGTG is a window of Virgibacillus ihumii DNA encoding:
- a CDS encoding nucleoside hydrolase, with protein sequence MKRKIILDCDPGQDDAMALMLAASKISNLQIEAITTVAGNVDVEKNTRNALRLCDLLGLQDVPVAKGASRPLVREMLFAGDIHGESGLDGTSMPEYSIKQPVEEHAVDLIIEKLLESDEPVTLVPIGPLTNIAMAIRKEPGIIPKIREIVLMGGGTYGNRTPAAEFNMYADAEAAKVVFESGAPINMFGLDVTHQALANTETIEEIRAIGNPVAEAVSDMLTFYLNAYQGLLGRTSAAIHDPCPVAYLMDPSIFQMEPVHVDVETKGEFTYGMTCVHKGVSSDNANARFAGKLDPKKFWDLFYRALESYST